The window CTGGTAGTTGATCAGCTCGGCACTGTCACGGTGCAGGGTGGGGAGCAGCAGGATTTCGTGGCTGTTGAGGCTGTTGCCGACGGTGGCGCTGGCCGTCTGCAACTGGAGTGAGCCGGCGGTGACCTCGACCGTCTGTGTGGTCGTGCCCAACTGCATCTGCACGTTGATCAGGGCGGCCTTGTTCACTGTGACCGGCAGGCTGCTCACCTTGTAGGCCTTGAAACCGGTGGCCGACACTGTCATCAGATACGTGCCGGGAGTGACGGAGGGGAACGTATAGCCGCCGTGGGCGTCGGATTGCGCCCGGAGGAGCGCTCCGTTGGCGGGATTGAGCAGGGTGATATTCGCGCCCGGGATGGCAGCGTGGCTGGGATCGGAAATGGTTCCCTGCACTGCGCCCGTCGAAGCGGTTTGCGCCAGCAAAGGAGCGTTCCAGAACAGACAAGTAGCAAGAACTACGGCAAAGCCAAACCCGATTCGGATACGTTGGCGACTCATTGACACCTCCGGTGCGAGACCGGCGTGTGTCTTAATTCCTCGGTCGCGCTATTGCAAGAGTACTCATGTCTGCCTTGAATTTGTCAAGGATAAATAAAGATAAATGTAGTCAAAAGATATATAAGCGCAGCCATGAAATCGCGGTCATGGCTGCGCTTGTGGCTCGCCACTTTTTGCCCTGGTCGCTCCCGTTGGTCGCTGGGAGTGCGGGCTTCGATTCCCGGCAGGGTCCGCCCGCTGGCGCTCCGGCTGCCGCCATCAGCGCCAGCAGAAGAGGTGCTCGCCGCGGACGACGACGTCGCCGGCGCGGGCGGCGAGCGCGGCGAGCAGAGGCTGCGAGAGGGCCTGACCGGGGAAGGCCCAGTCGTGGGGTTCGACGATGAGCAGGCGGGTGGAGGCGAGCCAGGCGGCGGTGGCTCGCCACTTTTTGCCCTGGTCGCTCCCGTTGGTCGCTGGGAGTGCGGGCTTCGATTCCCGGCAGGGTCCGCCGGCTGGCGCTCCGGGCTCCTCCGAGCTGCCGCCATCGGCGGAAAACAGATCGCGCTCGGCGCCTTCGATATCCATTTTGACGAGGAGCGGGGCGGCGCCGGCGCAGAGCGACGCGATGCTGCGGGCGGGGATCGCGCCGGCGGCGCCGGGTGCGGCAGGTTCGGTGCGGAGGCCGGCGGTCGCGGCGCCGGGGTTGGCGATGTGCGCCCAGCCGTCGTGGGCGGCGACGGCAGCGTGCAGCGGGGAGATGGCGGGGAGGGCGGCGGTGTTGCGCTGAAGCTGGGCGAAGTTGGCGGGATCGGGTTCGACGGCGAGGATGCGGGCGGTGGGGAGCTGGAAGTGCAGGGCGAGCGCGGCGAGGCCGATGTTGGCGCCGAGATCGAGGATGAGGGCCGACGGTTCCGCGCGGGCAGCGGCATCGAGCTCGGGCCAGCGGGCGAGGGAGCGGAGGTCGTACTCATCGTCGAGGAAGATCTGCTCGAAGACGCGGCGGTCGCTGGTCGAGGGGCGGAGGGTGACGGTGGCACCAGCGCGGTCGGAGCCGAAGCGCGGGGTGATGTGAACGCGCAGGGCGCCGGCGGGCGCGGGACGGAAGCGGAAGCGGTAGAGGCGATGGCGGCTGCGCTGGCGCACGGCGGTTGCGGCCAGCAGGCGGAGCCAGGCTTTGCTGAGCGGGGGGCGCATCAGTAGATCACCCGCAGGCCGCGAAAGTAGGCGCGGAAGAAGCCGGCGTCGCGGGTGAGGAGGGCGTCGGCGCGGACGAGGGCGTGGGCACCGATGAGGAAATCGGGAATCATGTGTTCGCGGGCGCCACCGGCAGAACGGTACTGATTCCAAATTTGGCTGGCTAGCTCAGCGCTGGCCGCATCGAACGGATCGAAGTCGATGCGGAGCGACGCCATGGCGGCGCGAAACTTCGCCATATCGCTGAAGCGGGTAGCGGCCTCGGCCCAAGCCACGGCGCAGGCGACTACCTTACCTCGGTCCCGAGCCAAGTTCGCGGCGCGTTCCGAGGGCTCAGCGTAGGTGGAGCGGTCGCTAAAAATATCGAGCAGGACAGAGCTATCGATCGCGGTGGTCATTTCGCGGCGCGGCGTGGGCCACGCGCGCGACCTTGCTGTTCCTGCAAGCGGCGTGCCTTGCGTGCCTGGGCGACGAAGGCGGCGATCCTGCGTTCGGCGGCGGGGCCAAGACTGGGCGGATCCATCTCCGGATTGAAGGCGGGGCCGCGGAGTTCGCGCAGGTAGGCGTCGACGTCAAAGGGCGGCAGGATGCCGACGACGCTCTGCAGGCGGGCGGCGTAGTCGCCATCGCTGCGCTGGGCGACCAGACGGCCCTGACGCTCGCTGAATTCGAGATGGTCACCCGGGACAATGCCGAGGCGGTCGCGCAGCTTTTTGGGGATGGTGACCTGGCCGCGCTCGCCGACCACAACGGTGGTTTTCATATTTCTATGGTATGAAATATGAATTCATATGGCAAACATTGATCGCGGGCGCCCAGCGCGGCTCTGCCGCGCGGCCCGCTCTCAGTCCTCCAGCTCGCTGCGCCGGGGGCCCCGAGCCCCGGCTCCGCTACGCGCCTGGTCTAAGGGGCGATTGTGGCCTGGGATTCGAGTTCCGCCGCGAGCAGGGGGTCCGTGCGTTTGCTCTGCTGCCGCACGATGAGGACGACGGCGCCGA of the Acidobacteriota bacterium genome contains:
- a CDS encoding PIN domain-containing protein, producing MTTAIDSSVLLDIFSDRSTYAEPSERAANLARDRGKVVACAVAWAEAATRFSDMAKFRAAMASLRIDFDPFDAASAELASQIWNQYRSAGGAREHMIPDFLIGAHALVRADALLTRDAGFFRAYFRGLRVIY
- a CDS encoding AbrB/MazE/SpoVT family DNA-binding domain-containing protein — translated: MKTTVVVGERGQVTIPKKLRDRLGIVPGDHLEFSERQGRLVAQRSDGDYAARLQSVVGILPPFDVDAYLRELRGPAFNPEMDPPSLGPAAERRIAAFVAQARKARRLQEQQGRARGPRRAAK
- a CDS encoding FkbM family methyltransferase yields the protein MRPPLSKAWLRLLAATAVRQRSRHRLYRFRFRPAPAGALRVHITPRFGSDRAGATVTLRPSTSDRRVFEQIFLDDEYDLRSLARWPELDAAARAEPSALILDLGANIGLAALALHFQLPTARILAVEPDPANFAQLQRNTAALPAISPLHAAVAAHDGWAHIANPGAATAGLRTEPAAPGAAGAIPARSIASLCAGAAPLLVKMDIEGAERDLFSADGGSSEEPGAPAGGPCRESKPALPATNGSDQGKKWRATAAWLASTRLLIVEPHDWAFPGQALSQPLLAALAARAGDVVVRGEHLFCWR